In the Anastrepha obliqua isolate idAnaObli1 chromosome 1, idAnaObli1_1.0, whole genome shotgun sequence genome, one interval contains:
- the LOC129239435 gene encoding centrosome-associated zinc finger protein CP190 isoform X1, whose protein sequence is MRDTLLGCQHFSLYLEIFAVKMGEIKSVKVDNWGVFFLQKLQNFFNKTDYCDLTLQFRDNSQLKVHRLVLSACTDYFNVLEQTCEMVDDALIMPYELQADVVVPIVNFMYTGTLEFELKMYGKLLRTAKDMNMTVLLKLLEAHRRTMEGVNRMQRPPSPKPLRRRAPTSASMPQQPAPNQQRRVLTTSPNSVSGVQRRITQTISTNASTQQTPYRQQIGSTSLIKTNSSSSTSTAMQGRAHYGNQIAYETHQTTIKTEPEEPTTTSPFEQLRKGYNNNKRPASTTLISPPTKKLNIEDVKEFAEQQRMRKQIAAEYGDDQGEYESGMMEDDIHNDDDDDELATTSATACTSSAMQPSTSRQTQLQHGATTITINQNEKPPTIVVKDSSNSKMNHAKIIKEVLRQYPHLVKSNKNIKLKIMPSSGDQPQKIIVKKEQLENISNEPQAQLPSQSQSVLRTQTSSQTLLKPLEKPQANIQQTPSALPVVSKVSPAQQKPPVTSAAPASIGGSTATPAAAPAQKRRIDSKTMHALIALGAENTTGPWLCLRCGVNGRPISIPSYRGFRRHLINTHKEYIDPALCEHCGWRSSNKRELHFHMEVEHKMKTTSYAFPQCLLCSNPFLDTNALNQHMVEAHPDENKQQCIYCNKIFARELQLYNHMKTYHKKQALEDGIIDYSDEEFSESQDATEIATPEVQDAATKEKKESKIKIISDISLPSTGAILKLEGNNVATEVTTQMDISAGQQDFMETNEGTIITSEPKFVNVDGNEMVLTEEQRKEIMAQLNQEHGAGGVVMVLNEPAEYTAETTSIAANRGEIENVEKQQLDQEIEHEAEHESEAEAMEEEFPNVAAAGSTADEDFDDSQIYNELHPAQSGQGDAEGTADINTTDVSDHKKNTSGGGALDESKESMENLEWAENLISAHEMADQEIEADKKDKENKNDDVINQKLKELTGDWSEDENEEEQHEATVSPSAEVEEPEESSNTIKNAVEGRDETSADKKETVREEAKIAEELTQESIEQEKIEGETDSLEVVGENVMPRDDDPGYTSTKVDVSKVEEDDDLDTLMKNLHKDDADITDVKSEETEDEVQKMETADVEVAVKNEKDITPSKESTTKGDGNISKPEIKKDEKSGAADNIVSLQRDVLLEELIADAESVSKDEFITKAQPAVTEITKSSSVEVEEPSTAFATKVEEPTEAVEEMKVDDTKATEVIATATAADGDGDAAAEAVKDAAIISKTKASDVDIVKTSERVNSLISEWAEDEEEDEHDTATPAAITEGDEEQL, encoded by the exons ATGCGTGACACGCTGTTGGG TTGTCAACACTTTTCTCTCTATCTGGAAATCTTCGCCGTCAAAATGGGTGAAATCAAATCTGTTAAAGTGGATAATTGGGGAGTATTCTTCCTTCAGAAACtgcaaaatttctttaataagACGGACTACTGCGATCTCACATTGCAATTTCGAGATAACTCCCAACTAAAGGTTCATCGCCTAGTGCTGAGCGCTTGCACTGATTACTTCAACGTTTTGGAGCAGACATGTGAAATGGTAGATGATGCACTTATCATGCCCTATGAACTGCAGGCGGATGTTGTAGTACCAATAGTAAACTTCATGTATACCGGCACATTGGAATTCGAACTAAAAATGTATGGAAAGCTGTTACGCACGGCAAAGGATATGAATATGACGGTTCTCCTAAAGTTGTTAGAAGCACATCGTCGTACAATGGAAGGAGTAAATCGCATGCAACGG CCTCCTAGTCCAAAACCATTGCGTCGCCGGGCTCCCACATCTGCTAGTATGCCTCAACAGCCAGCCCCCAATCAACAACGACGCGTATTAACGACGTCACCTAACAGTGTATCTGGAGTGCAGCGTCGAATCACTCAAACAATTAGTACTAATGCGTCTACGCAACAAACTCCGTATCGTCAACAGATAGGTTCAActtcattaataaaaacaaacagtaGTAGCAGTACTTCTACTGCCATGCAAGGGCGGGCACATTACGGCAATCAAATTGCTTATGAAACTCATCAAACTACTATTAAAACAGAGCCAGAGGAACCAACAACCACATCGCCATTTGAACAGTTGCGCAAGGGTTACAATAATAACAAGCGGCCGGCCAGTACTACTTTGATTTCACCGCCCACAAAGAAACTTAATATTGAAGATGTTAAAGAGTTTGCCGAGCAACAGCGTATGCGGAAACAAATTGCTGCAGAATATGGTGATGATCAAGGCGAGTACGAGAGTGGTATGATGGAGGACGACATACACAATGATGATGACGACGATGAGTTGGCAACCACATCCGCCACTGCATGCACTTCCTCAGCTATGCAACCGTCCACATCGCGCCAAACTCAATTACAGCATGGTGCCACTACAATCACAATTAATCAAAATGAGAAGCCGCCGACTATCGTCGTTAAAGACAGTTCCAATTCGAAAATGAACCATgctaaaataattaaagaagtACTTCGTCAGTACCCACATTTGGTAAAGAGTAATAAGAATATAAAACTGAAGATAATGCCCAGCTCTGGTGACCAACCACAAAAGATCATTGTAAAGAAGGaacaattggaaaatatttccaatGAGCCGCAAGCCCAATTACCGTCTCAATCGCAGTCAGTTTTGCGCACACAAACCTCATCGCAAACATTGCTGAAACCATTGGAGAAACCTCAAGCCAATATACAGCAAACTCCATCGGCTCTGCCAGTGGTATCAAAGGTATCACCAGCTCAACAGAAACCACCAGTGACATCTGCTGCCCCCGCCTCGATCGGAGGGAGTACAGCAACACCAGCAGCAGCGCCAGCTCAAAAGCGCCGTATCGATAGTAAAACAATGCACGCGTTAATTGCATTAGGGGCAGAGAACACCACTGGCCCTTGGTTGTGTCTTCGTTGCGGTGTTAACGGTCGTCCCATAAGTATTCCATCATATCGTGGATTCCGTCGACATTTAATCAACACACATAAAGAGTACATTGACCCGGCTCTCTGCGAGCATTGTGGCTGGCGTTCAAGCAATAAGCGTGAGCTCCATTTCCATATGGAGGTAGAGCATAAAATGAAGACAACTTCGTACGCTTTTCCACAGTGTTTGTTGTGTTCCAATCCATTCCTGGACACAAATGCGCTAAACCAGCATATGGTTGAGGCCCATCCAGATGAGAATAAACAGCAatgtatttattgtaataaGATTTTCGCACGTGAACTCCAACTCTATAACCATATGAAAACTTACCACAAGAAACAGGCACTTGAAGACGGCATTATTGATTATTCGGATGAAGAGTTTTCAGAATCGCAAGACGCCACCGAAATTGCCACGCCCGAGGTACAAGATGCTGCAACAAAGGAAAAGAAGGAAtcaaagataaaaataatttctgatATTAGTTTACCCAGTACTGGAGCGATATTAAAACTAGAGGGCAACAATGTTGCTACCGAAGTTACTACACAAATGGACATATCTGCCGGCCAGCAGGACTTTATGGAAACAAATGAAGGGACAATTATTACTTCTGAACCCAAATTCGTTAATGTTGATGGTAACGAGATGGTTTTAACCGAGGAACAACGTAAAGAGATCATGGCTCAATTGAATCAGGAACATGGAGCTGGTGGGGTTGTAATGGTATTAAACGAACCTGCCGAGTATACTGCAGAAACAACATCTATTGCTGCTAATCGAGGTGAAATAGAAAACGTAGAAAAACAACAGCTAGATCAAGAAATTGAGCATGAGGCTGAACACGAGTCTGAGGCTGAAGCCATGGAAGAAGAGTTTCCAAATGTAGCTGCAGCTGGTTCAACAGCAGATGAGGACTTCGATGATAGCCAGATTTACAATGAGTTACATCCTGCACAAAGTGGGCAAGGCGAtgcagaagggactgcagatATAAACACTACTGACGTTTCGGATCATAAAAAGAACACTTCGGGGGGAGGTGCTTTGGATGAAAGCAAGGAGTCCATGGAGAATTTGGAATGGGCTGAAAATTTGATCAGTGCACATGAGATGGCTGATCAAGAAATAGAAGCGGATAAAAAAGATAAA GAAAATAAGAATGACGATGTAATAAACCAAAAGTTGAAGGAATTGACTGGTGACTGGTCAGAGGATGAGAATGAGGAGGAGCAGCACGAGGCGACAGTTTCTCCAAGTGCTGAAGTAGAGGAACCAGAAGAATCCTCTAATACTATTAAGAACGCAGTAGAAGGAAGAGATGAAACGAGTGCGGATAAGAAGGAAACTGTTCGAGAGGAGGCGAAGATTGCTGAAGAACTTACACAGGAATCTATTGAACAAGAGAAAATCGAAGGGGAAACTGACAGCTTGGAAGTTGTAGGAGAAAATGTTATGCCACGAGATGATGATCCTGGTTACACAAGTACGAAGGTTGATGTTTCGAAGGTCGAAGAAGATGATGATCTAGACACACTCATGAAAAATTTACACAAGGATGATGCAGACATAACAGATGTAAAGAGTGAGGAAACTGAAGACGAAGTACAGAAAATGGAAACGGCAGATGTTGAAGTAGCTGTTAAAAATGAAAAGGACATCACTCCCTCTAAAGAGTCAACAACTAAAGGAGATGGCAACATTTCGAAACCTGAAATTAAGAAAGATGAGAAAAGTGGTGCAGCCGACAACATTGTCTCTCTTCAACGCGATGTATTGCTAGAAGAACTTATTGCCGACGCTGAAAGCGTGTCTAAAGATGAGTTCATTACGAAAGCGCAGCCAGCTGTTACTGAAATTACAAAATCATCTTCCGTTGAGGTGGAAGAACCTTCTACTGCATTTGCAACAAAGGTGGAGGAACCAACTGAAGCTGTTGAAGAAATGAAAGTGGACGACACTAAGGCCACAGAAGTAATTGCCACTGCAACTGCAGCTGATGGCGATGGAGATGCTGCAGCAGAAGCGGTAAAAGATGCCGCTATCATAAGTAAAACAAAGGCAAGTGATGTCGACATAGTAAAAACATCCGAACGCGTGAACAGTCTTATTAGTGAATGGGCTGAAGATGAGGAAGAAGACGAACACGATACTGCTACTCCAGCTGCTATCACGGAGGGGGATGAGGAACAACTTTGA
- the LOC129239435 gene encoding centrosome-associated zinc finger protein CP190 isoform X2 has product MGEIKSVKVDNWGVFFLQKLQNFFNKTDYCDLTLQFRDNSQLKVHRLVLSACTDYFNVLEQTCEMVDDALIMPYELQADVVVPIVNFMYTGTLEFELKMYGKLLRTAKDMNMTVLLKLLEAHRRTMEGVNRMQRPPSPKPLRRRAPTSASMPQQPAPNQQRRVLTTSPNSVSGVQRRITQTISTNASTQQTPYRQQIGSTSLIKTNSSSSTSTAMQGRAHYGNQIAYETHQTTIKTEPEEPTTTSPFEQLRKGYNNNKRPASTTLISPPTKKLNIEDVKEFAEQQRMRKQIAAEYGDDQGEYESGMMEDDIHNDDDDDELATTSATACTSSAMQPSTSRQTQLQHGATTITINQNEKPPTIVVKDSSNSKMNHAKIIKEVLRQYPHLVKSNKNIKLKIMPSSGDQPQKIIVKKEQLENISNEPQAQLPSQSQSVLRTQTSSQTLLKPLEKPQANIQQTPSALPVVSKVSPAQQKPPVTSAAPASIGGSTATPAAAPAQKRRIDSKTMHALIALGAENTTGPWLCLRCGVNGRPISIPSYRGFRRHLINTHKEYIDPALCEHCGWRSSNKRELHFHMEVEHKMKTTSYAFPQCLLCSNPFLDTNALNQHMVEAHPDENKQQCIYCNKIFARELQLYNHMKTYHKKQALEDGIIDYSDEEFSESQDATEIATPEVQDAATKEKKESKIKIISDISLPSTGAILKLEGNNVATEVTTQMDISAGQQDFMETNEGTIITSEPKFVNVDGNEMVLTEEQRKEIMAQLNQEHGAGGVVMVLNEPAEYTAETTSIAANRGEIENVEKQQLDQEIEHEAEHESEAEAMEEEFPNVAAAGSTADEDFDDSQIYNELHPAQSGQGDAEGTADINTTDVSDHKKNTSGGGALDESKESMENLEWAENLISAHEMADQEIEADKKDKENKNDDVINQKLKELTGDWSEDENEEEQHEATVSPSAEVEEPEESSNTIKNAVEGRDETSADKKETVREEAKIAEELTQESIEQEKIEGETDSLEVVGENVMPRDDDPGYTSTKVDVSKVEEDDDLDTLMKNLHKDDADITDVKSEETEDEVQKMETADVEVAVKNEKDITPSKESTTKGDGNISKPEIKKDEKSGAADNIVSLQRDVLLEELIADAESVSKDEFITKAQPAVTEITKSSSVEVEEPSTAFATKVEEPTEAVEEMKVDDTKATEVIATATAADGDGDAAAEAVKDAAIISKTKASDVDIVKTSERVNSLISEWAEDEEEDEHDTATPAAITEGDEEQL; this is encoded by the exons ATGGGTGAAATCAAATCTGTTAAAGTGGATAATTGGGGAGTATTCTTCCTTCAGAAACtgcaaaatttctttaataagACGGACTACTGCGATCTCACATTGCAATTTCGAGATAACTCCCAACTAAAGGTTCATCGCCTAGTGCTGAGCGCTTGCACTGATTACTTCAACGTTTTGGAGCAGACATGTGAAATGGTAGATGATGCACTTATCATGCCCTATGAACTGCAGGCGGATGTTGTAGTACCAATAGTAAACTTCATGTATACCGGCACATTGGAATTCGAACTAAAAATGTATGGAAAGCTGTTACGCACGGCAAAGGATATGAATATGACGGTTCTCCTAAAGTTGTTAGAAGCACATCGTCGTACAATGGAAGGAGTAAATCGCATGCAACGG CCTCCTAGTCCAAAACCATTGCGTCGCCGGGCTCCCACATCTGCTAGTATGCCTCAACAGCCAGCCCCCAATCAACAACGACGCGTATTAACGACGTCACCTAACAGTGTATCTGGAGTGCAGCGTCGAATCACTCAAACAATTAGTACTAATGCGTCTACGCAACAAACTCCGTATCGTCAACAGATAGGTTCAActtcattaataaaaacaaacagtaGTAGCAGTACTTCTACTGCCATGCAAGGGCGGGCACATTACGGCAATCAAATTGCTTATGAAACTCATCAAACTACTATTAAAACAGAGCCAGAGGAACCAACAACCACATCGCCATTTGAACAGTTGCGCAAGGGTTACAATAATAACAAGCGGCCGGCCAGTACTACTTTGATTTCACCGCCCACAAAGAAACTTAATATTGAAGATGTTAAAGAGTTTGCCGAGCAACAGCGTATGCGGAAACAAATTGCTGCAGAATATGGTGATGATCAAGGCGAGTACGAGAGTGGTATGATGGAGGACGACATACACAATGATGATGACGACGATGAGTTGGCAACCACATCCGCCACTGCATGCACTTCCTCAGCTATGCAACCGTCCACATCGCGCCAAACTCAATTACAGCATGGTGCCACTACAATCACAATTAATCAAAATGAGAAGCCGCCGACTATCGTCGTTAAAGACAGTTCCAATTCGAAAATGAACCATgctaaaataattaaagaagtACTTCGTCAGTACCCACATTTGGTAAAGAGTAATAAGAATATAAAACTGAAGATAATGCCCAGCTCTGGTGACCAACCACAAAAGATCATTGTAAAGAAGGaacaattggaaaatatttccaatGAGCCGCAAGCCCAATTACCGTCTCAATCGCAGTCAGTTTTGCGCACACAAACCTCATCGCAAACATTGCTGAAACCATTGGAGAAACCTCAAGCCAATATACAGCAAACTCCATCGGCTCTGCCAGTGGTATCAAAGGTATCACCAGCTCAACAGAAACCACCAGTGACATCTGCTGCCCCCGCCTCGATCGGAGGGAGTACAGCAACACCAGCAGCAGCGCCAGCTCAAAAGCGCCGTATCGATAGTAAAACAATGCACGCGTTAATTGCATTAGGGGCAGAGAACACCACTGGCCCTTGGTTGTGTCTTCGTTGCGGTGTTAACGGTCGTCCCATAAGTATTCCATCATATCGTGGATTCCGTCGACATTTAATCAACACACATAAAGAGTACATTGACCCGGCTCTCTGCGAGCATTGTGGCTGGCGTTCAAGCAATAAGCGTGAGCTCCATTTCCATATGGAGGTAGAGCATAAAATGAAGACAACTTCGTACGCTTTTCCACAGTGTTTGTTGTGTTCCAATCCATTCCTGGACACAAATGCGCTAAACCAGCATATGGTTGAGGCCCATCCAGATGAGAATAAACAGCAatgtatttattgtaataaGATTTTCGCACGTGAACTCCAACTCTATAACCATATGAAAACTTACCACAAGAAACAGGCACTTGAAGACGGCATTATTGATTATTCGGATGAAGAGTTTTCAGAATCGCAAGACGCCACCGAAATTGCCACGCCCGAGGTACAAGATGCTGCAACAAAGGAAAAGAAGGAAtcaaagataaaaataatttctgatATTAGTTTACCCAGTACTGGAGCGATATTAAAACTAGAGGGCAACAATGTTGCTACCGAAGTTACTACACAAATGGACATATCTGCCGGCCAGCAGGACTTTATGGAAACAAATGAAGGGACAATTATTACTTCTGAACCCAAATTCGTTAATGTTGATGGTAACGAGATGGTTTTAACCGAGGAACAACGTAAAGAGATCATGGCTCAATTGAATCAGGAACATGGAGCTGGTGGGGTTGTAATGGTATTAAACGAACCTGCCGAGTATACTGCAGAAACAACATCTATTGCTGCTAATCGAGGTGAAATAGAAAACGTAGAAAAACAACAGCTAGATCAAGAAATTGAGCATGAGGCTGAACACGAGTCTGAGGCTGAAGCCATGGAAGAAGAGTTTCCAAATGTAGCTGCAGCTGGTTCAACAGCAGATGAGGACTTCGATGATAGCCAGATTTACAATGAGTTACATCCTGCACAAAGTGGGCAAGGCGAtgcagaagggactgcagatATAAACACTACTGACGTTTCGGATCATAAAAAGAACACTTCGGGGGGAGGTGCTTTGGATGAAAGCAAGGAGTCCATGGAGAATTTGGAATGGGCTGAAAATTTGATCAGTGCACATGAGATGGCTGATCAAGAAATAGAAGCGGATAAAAAAGATAAA GAAAATAAGAATGACGATGTAATAAACCAAAAGTTGAAGGAATTGACTGGTGACTGGTCAGAGGATGAGAATGAGGAGGAGCAGCACGAGGCGACAGTTTCTCCAAGTGCTGAAGTAGAGGAACCAGAAGAATCCTCTAATACTATTAAGAACGCAGTAGAAGGAAGAGATGAAACGAGTGCGGATAAGAAGGAAACTGTTCGAGAGGAGGCGAAGATTGCTGAAGAACTTACACAGGAATCTATTGAACAAGAGAAAATCGAAGGGGAAACTGACAGCTTGGAAGTTGTAGGAGAAAATGTTATGCCACGAGATGATGATCCTGGTTACACAAGTACGAAGGTTGATGTTTCGAAGGTCGAAGAAGATGATGATCTAGACACACTCATGAAAAATTTACACAAGGATGATGCAGACATAACAGATGTAAAGAGTGAGGAAACTGAAGACGAAGTACAGAAAATGGAAACGGCAGATGTTGAAGTAGCTGTTAAAAATGAAAAGGACATCACTCCCTCTAAAGAGTCAACAACTAAAGGAGATGGCAACATTTCGAAACCTGAAATTAAGAAAGATGAGAAAAGTGGTGCAGCCGACAACATTGTCTCTCTTCAACGCGATGTATTGCTAGAAGAACTTATTGCCGACGCTGAAAGCGTGTCTAAAGATGAGTTCATTACGAAAGCGCAGCCAGCTGTTACTGAAATTACAAAATCATCTTCCGTTGAGGTGGAAGAACCTTCTACTGCATTTGCAACAAAGGTGGAGGAACCAACTGAAGCTGTTGAAGAAATGAAAGTGGACGACACTAAGGCCACAGAAGTAATTGCCACTGCAACTGCAGCTGATGGCGATGGAGATGCTGCAGCAGAAGCGGTAAAAGATGCCGCTATCATAAGTAAAACAAAGGCAAGTGATGTCGACATAGTAAAAACATCCGAACGCGTGAACAGTCTTATTAGTGAATGGGCTGAAGATGAGGAAGAAGACGAACACGATACTGCTACTCCAGCTGCTATCACGGAGGGGGATGAGGAACAACTTTGA